A portion of the Shewanella sp. SNU WT4 genome contains these proteins:
- a CDS encoding IS256-like element ISSod4 family transposase yields the protein MTQPFNFEQALKDLQSGKSLTGKDSILGPLIKQLTEAALQAELEQHLAHDPLPNRKNGKTPKTIKHPSGNFELDTPRDRNGTFEPQLIKKNQTTLTDEIERKVLSMFSIGMSYRDINQHVEDMYGINVSNATVSAITDKLIPELKAWQQRPLDSHYPIVWLDAIHYKVKEDGRYVSKAVYTLLALNMKGKKEILGLHLSENEGANYWLSVLTDLNNRGVKDILIACVDGLTGFPEAIASIFPNTETQLCVIHQIRNSMKYVASKHQKAFMADLKPVYRAVSKEAAEMALDELEAKWGDAYPLVINSWRRKWHNLSHYFRYPEHIRKVIYTTNAVEAVHRQFRKLTKTKGAFPNENSLLKLLYAGILNASDKWTMPIHNWSLCLSQLAIYFEGRLDSVLEI from the coding sequence ATGACCCAACCTTTTAACTTCGAACAAGCCCTTAAAGATCTGCAGTCAGGTAAAAGCCTCACAGGTAAAGACAGCATTCTTGGTCCACTGATCAAGCAACTCACTGAAGCGGCTCTCCAGGCTGAGCTTGAGCAGCATTTAGCGCATGATCCTCTGCCTAATCGTAAAAATGGCAAAACCCCTAAGACCATTAAGCATCCGTCCGGTAACTTTGAGTTAGACACCCCTAGAGACCGCAATGGCACTTTTGAGCCTCAGTTGATTAAGAAAAACCAAACTACGCTAACCGATGAAATCGAACGTAAAGTGTTATCGATGTTCAGTATAGGTATGAGCTATCGCGATATTAATCAACATGTTGAAGATATGTATGGGATCAATGTGTCTAACGCAACCGTCAGTGCTATCACTGATAAACTCATCCCCGAACTTAAAGCGTGGCAACAGCGCCCATTAGATAGCCATTATCCTATCGTTTGGCTTGATGCGATACATTATAAAGTCAAAGAGGATGGGCGTTACGTCAGTAAAGCCGTTTACACATTGTTAGCGCTTAATATGAAAGGAAAAAAGGAAATTTTAGGGCTTCATTTATCCGAAAATGAAGGCGCTAATTACTGGCTATCAGTACTGACCGATCTTAATAATCGTGGTGTAAAAGATATTCTTATCGCCTGTGTTGACGGCTTGACCGGTTTCCCTGAGGCGATAGCCAGTATCTTCCCTAATACGGAAACACAGCTATGTGTTATCCATCAGATCCGCAACTCAATGAAGTATGTCGCCTCAAAACATCAGAAAGCGTTTATGGCTGATTTAAAGCCTGTGTATCGAGCCGTGAGTAAAGAAGCCGCAGAGATGGCATTGGACGAACTGGAGGCCAAATGGGGTGATGCTTATCCGCTGGTAATCAACTCTTGGCGTCGCAAATGGCATAATTTGTCCCATTATTTTAGGTACCCAGAACATATCAGGAAAGTGATTTACACGACCAATGCCGTTGAGGCGGTACATCGCCAATTTAGAAAGCTCACCAAAACCAAAGGTGCTTTTCCTAATGAAAATAGCTTGTTGAAGCTACTTTATGCAGGCATATTAAACGCCTCAGATAAATGGACCATGCCAATCCACAATTGGAGCCTTTGTTTATCTCAGTTAGCGATTTATTTTGAAGGGCGTTTAGATAGCGTGCTAGAAATTTAA
- a CDS encoding IS4 family transposase, protein MMIISLKKQFMQFFSAHFLQKTAKNIGLMKRCRAILPEQLVLSLISALSKGNCTSIADLLRQFNGMCLTEMDNVAYKPFHNQLRKEAFPLFMRQLVQFAIAQFARQQCAQLPDKMSCFNDVLLQDGSSFHVHRQLASVYPSRFKRNPAAIECHMTMSLKTFSPTAMTISADTASERDYLPKPATMDNKLLLADAGYPDFDYFAELERHGGFYIFRGAKSLNPTVIEARNCKGRTLTKLAGKKLKEITRRTNRTEVLDLAVCRGNQTFRVIRRWFAEEQRFCIWLTNLPRETYSADDIMAIYRCRWQIELMFKELKSHTNWQRFATAQKAIVDGLVWASLLALCIRRSTALQIMPSVSLFKAAKNVDVWLLPIFECISHKSWSEIIDKIDWAIRYITKNAPKAQQRKSKKDITLDGIYEQLNA, encoded by the coding sequence GTGATGATTATCTCTCTTAAAAAGCAGTTTATGCAATTCTTTAGCGCTCACTTTCTTCAAAAAACGGCAAAAAATATTGGCCTCATGAAACGATGTCGAGCGATTTTGCCCGAACAACTTGTACTCAGTCTGATTTCGGCGCTCAGTAAGGGGAATTGTACTTCAATTGCCGATCTGCTCAGGCAGTTCAACGGGATGTGTCTGACCGAAATGGATAATGTGGCTTACAAACCTTTTCACAATCAGCTCAGAAAAGAAGCTTTTCCTCTATTCATGCGTCAGTTAGTACAGTTTGCTATCGCACAATTTGCCCGGCAGCAATGTGCTCAATTACCCGATAAGATGTCTTGTTTTAATGATGTGTTGCTCCAAGATGGTAGTTCTTTTCACGTTCATAGGCAGTTGGCATCTGTTTATCCAAGCCGCTTTAAGCGTAACCCTGCAGCGATAGAGTGCCATATGACCATGTCTCTCAAAACCTTTAGTCCTACTGCAATGACGATTAGTGCCGACACGGCTTCGGAGAGAGATTATCTTCCTAAACCAGCAACGATGGACAACAAATTGCTGCTAGCAGATGCAGGTTACCCAGACTTTGATTACTTTGCCGAGCTTGAGCGGCATGGAGGGTTCTACATTTTTCGGGGAGCCAAATCCCTCAACCCGACGGTCATCGAAGCGAGGAACTGTAAAGGTCGAACACTGACTAAGTTGGCAGGCAAAAAACTCAAAGAGATTACGCGCCGCACCAATCGGACAGAGGTGCTTGATTTGGCGGTTTGTAGAGGCAATCAGACATTTCGGGTAATAAGACGCTGGTTTGCCGAAGAACAACGATTTTGCATTTGGCTTACTAATCTGCCACGAGAAACCTACTCTGCAGATGATATTATGGCAATTTATCGCTGTCGCTGGCAGATAGAGCTGATGTTTAAAGAGTTGAAATCTCATACTAACTGGCAGCGATTTGCTACAGCACAAAAAGCCATCGTTGATGGCTTAGTCTGGGCCAGTTTATTGGCATTGTGCATTAGACGCAGTACGGCACTGCAGATAATGCCTTCAGTTTCGTTATTCAAGGCTGCAAAGAATGTTGATGTGTGGCTGCTGCCCATATTTGAGTGCATTAGCCACAAATCATGGTCAGAAATAATAGATAAGATTGATTGGGCGATCCGTTATATAACGAAGAACGCCCCAAAAGCACAACAGAGAAAATCTAAGAAAGACATAACGTTAGATGGAATTTATGAACAGCTTAATGCTTAA
- the istB gene encoding IS21-like element helper ATPase IstB: protein MSLATLHEQLRALRLGHFTQALQQQQSQPDTYTDMSFEERLSLLATHELLCRDNTKVQRLTRQAKLRIDARANHIDYRANRGLRKDKIAALLNGQYLHYNQNIILTGATGCGKTYLACTLATQACNQHQSVRYYRLGELLDELQLGRVDGSYRQQLNALAKRKLLILDDWGMEALTARQANDLLDVMEIRYQQSSTIIASQIPASEWYKLIPSPTIADALLDRLLHNSHRIELTGESMRKLDQSDHLA from the coding sequence ATGAGTTTAGCGACATTACATGAGCAACTACGCGCATTACGGCTTGGCCACTTCACCCAGGCGTTGCAGCAGCAACAATCACAACCCGATACGTACACGGATATGAGCTTTGAAGAGCGACTGAGTTTGTTGGCAACACATGAACTGCTTTGCCGTGATAACACTAAAGTACAACGGTTAACAAGGCAGGCTAAATTACGTATTGATGCACGAGCCAACCACATAGACTACCGTGCCAATCGAGGGCTGCGTAAAGATAAAATTGCCGCCTTACTCAATGGCCAATATCTGCACTACAACCAAAACATAATCCTAACAGGGGCAACTGGCTGCGGTAAAACCTATCTTGCCTGCACACTAGCCACGCAAGCTTGTAACCAACACCAGAGCGTACGTTACTATCGGCTCGGAGAGTTATTGGATGAGCTACAACTCGGTCGGGTCGACGGTTCATACCGCCAGCAGCTTAACGCCTTGGCTAAACGCAAATTGCTAATACTGGACGACTGGGGCATGGAAGCATTAACGGCACGTCAGGCAAATGATTTATTGGACGTAATGGAAATACGTTACCAGCAATCAAGTACCATCATAGCAAGCCAAATACCGGCCAGTGAGTGGTACAAACTGATCCCGAGTCCAACTATTGCAGATGCACTATTAGATCGGTTATTACATAACAGCCACAGAATTGAATTAACAGGAGAGTCGATGAGAAAACTAGACCAATCCGATCACTTAGCGTAA
- the tnpB gene encoding IS66 family insertion sequence element accessory protein TnpB (TnpB, as the term is used for proteins encoded by IS66 family insertion elements, is considered an accessory protein, since TnpC, encoded by a neighboring gene, is a DDE family transposase.), with product MKMFVDVPSVYLCADAVDFRKSINDLAALVEAELELSVLNGALFVFCNKGHDKLKLLYWDNTGFALWYKRLDKHKFKWPKLISPTMTLSEQQLHGLLGGYDVIGHSKIDVTGKQLR from the coding sequence ATGAAGATGTTTGTTGATGTGCCTTCCGTCTATTTATGTGCCGATGCTGTCGATTTTCGTAAATCAATTAACGATTTGGCGGCTTTAGTCGAAGCAGAGCTAGAGCTGTCCGTCCTTAATGGTGCACTCTTTGTGTTTTGCAATAAAGGCCACGATAAACTCAAATTACTTTATTGGGATAACACCGGCTTTGCGCTATGGTATAAGCGATTAGACAAGCATAAGTTCAAATGGCCCAAACTCATATCACCCACCATGACATTATCCGAGCAGCAATTACACGGGTTATTAGGGGGTTATGATGTCATTGGCCACAGTAAAATTGATGTGACGGGTAAGCAACTACGTTAA
- a CDS encoding IS66 family insertion sequence element accessory protein TnpB, with translation MTTHKTSQQWRQLLLQRNTFSGTNIEFCQQHNVSITTYYKQRALLGKQQYQPSVSEQTSHATQSRFIQLKQTTTEVCTQTHQQPMLFNTRTGQLTLPADLATTDIVTIIKGLMV, from the coding sequence ATGACAACTCACAAAACAAGTCAGCAGTGGCGACAGTTACTTTTACAACGCAATACTTTTAGTGGCACTAATATCGAATTTTGCCAGCAACATAATGTCTCGATTACCACCTATTATAAACAGCGCGCTTTACTGGGTAAGCAACAGTACCAGCCAAGCGTGTCAGAGCAAACATCTCACGCCACTCAATCACGCTTTATACAACTAAAACAAACCACCACTGAAGTCTGCACGCAAACTCACCAACAACCTATGCTGTTTAATACGCGAACCGGCCAACTCACTCTTCCAGCGGATTTAGCAACAACGGATATAGTTACCATCATTAAGGGGCTAATGGTATGA
- the nfuA gene encoding Fe-S biogenesis protein NfuA: MITISDAAQAHFAKLLADQPEGTHIRVFVISPGTPSAECGVSYCPPDAVETDDVEIEFNGFSAMVDEKSAPFLAEASIDFVTDQLGSQLTLKAPNAKMRKVADDASLNERIEYMIQSEINPQLASHGGNIMLVEITTDGVAILQFGGGCNGCSMVDVTLKDGIEKQMLERFAGELTGVRDVTEHQHGDHSYQ; this comes from the coding sequence ATGATTACGATTTCCGATGCCGCCCAGGCACATTTTGCGAAGTTATTGGCCGATCAACCTGAAGGCACCCATATTCGGGTATTTGTGATAAGCCCAGGTACCCCTTCAGCTGAGTGTGGCGTGTCATATTGCCCACCCGATGCCGTTGAAACCGATGATGTTGAAATAGAATTCAATGGTTTTAGTGCCATGGTTGATGAAAAGAGCGCGCCATTTTTGGCTGAAGCTAGCATCGACTTTGTGACCGACCAACTCGGTTCGCAACTGACATTAAAAGCTCCTAACGCCAAAATGCGTAAAGTGGCCGATGATGCATCGTTAAATGAGCGGATTGAATACATGATCCAATCGGAAATCAATCCACAGCTTGCAAGCCATGGCGGCAATATTATGCTGGTAGAAATCACCACCGATGGCGTGGCTATTCTGCAGTTTGGCGGTGGTTGTAATGGTTGCTCTATGGTTGATGTTACCTTGAAAGATGGTATCGAAAAGCAAATGCTAGAGCGCTTTGCCGGTGAGTTGACGGGTGTGCGCGATGTGACTGAGCATCAACATGGTGATCACTCTTATCAGTAA